CCAGCCCTCGGTCAGTTTCACCGGCGGCAGCATCTCGGCCAGCCCGGCGAAGGCAAAGGCCAGCATCAGCGGCCATTGCGCGCTGTCGAATTGCAGCTTGTCGACATCCATCTGGATGCCGGCGACCGGGATCATCTGCGTCGATTGCAGGATCAGCCGGCCGAAAAACGTCAGCGAGACATAAAGCAGCAGGATCGCGCCGCAATAGATGAAATAGGCGCGGATCAGGGCGCCATGGCCGCCGATATCGCCGGGGCTCAGCTCGCCCAAGGCGCGCGACACGGATCGGACATCGGATTTGACGAGAAATCTTTTCCAGGCGAATAGCGCGATGAAGACGCAGCCGAAGATAAAGGCGTAAAGAAAGCCGGGCGCAAATTTTATGCCCATCATCGGGACCTGGTTCAGCGCATCCGGGCGCAGGTCGCCATAGGTCCAAAGCGACATGGGAACGCCGGCGGGCCACGGGTTTTCCATGCAGCCTCCGATACCAATAACGATACACGGCCAGGGCCCGTCACAGGCCCGGCGTCAGCCGTCAGCAGCGCTGAAGGTTGGGGTCGCAGACCCCGGCCATGGCAGGAAAAACGGTCACGGTCGGAGCGAGAGAAAAGGCAAGCGCAAGACAAAGAACAAGGAAACGCATCTCGAATCTCCTTTTCGTATCAGGGACTCTACCATGGAGTGCATGTCTTGTTAATCATTTTCGACTCTGGTGCCAAAGCCCGTGACGACACCGCAGCTGTGAAAAAGGCGGCCATGACGTCATCAATGCGCTGATCGGCTGCCTTTCACGGGATCGGGGATAGCGTCAGGTCGCGGCGGTGAATATCTCGAAGGGCAGCAGAAGGAACAAAAGGATCGACTCGCGCGCAGCCGCCGATGCGGCCGCATTCGAAATCGGCAACTGAGCCGTCATGCCGGCCTCATGCCCTCCCGACCCCGTCCCGCCATGGCCGGCGACGATCTTGCGGTTCATCCGCCGTTCAGGCGATCCGAAACCCATGGCGCAGGGTGGCGTGGCCGGTGATCCGCGCCCAGCCGCCGATGCATGACCGCCTGCACCGGCCGGCCAACAAAAAGCGGCAAGCCGGCCGAAGTCTTACTATTCCTATCAGGATTCTTTTGCGATAAGGGTGCCGCGAAACAGCAGGGCTATGCCATGACAGACCGAGCGCATCCCGGGCCGGCGCCGGCCGCGACGCCGAAGAAGAAAAAGAAGGGCAGCCTGGCGCGCCTGTGGCTGCTGATTCACGGCTGGCTGGCGCTGCCGCTCTGGGCCTATGTGTTCTTCATCTGCGTGACCGGCACCATCGCCACCATCAGCCACGAGCTGATCTGGCTGACCAATGCCGATGTCCGCGCCATCCGCCCCGAGGGCGCCGAAGAGCGGTTGGGCGCCGATGCGCTGGCCGCCGCCGTGGCCGAGCAGCGCCCCGGCAGCCGCGTCAGCGCGATCTCCTGGCCGGTCGAGACCCATTTCGCCCCCACCGTCACGGTCAGCGATGCCAAGGGCGAATCCGCGACGCTCTACGTCAACCCCTATGACGGGCGGGTTCAGGGCGTGGCGGGCACCGTGGGTTTTCGCTATTTCATCCGCGCCTTGCACGGTTGGCTGTTCCTGCCTTGGACCGGGGGCTATTCCTGGGGCTGGTATGCGGTCAGCTTCATGGGCCTGCCGATGATCGGCTCGCTGATCACCGGCATCCTGGTCTACAAGAAATTCTGGCGGGCCTATTTCAAGCCGCGGCTGCGCATCGGCAAGGGCGCCCGCACCTTCTGGGGCGATTTCCACCGGCTGGCGGGCATCTGGTCGATCCCCTTCGTCGCCATCATCGGCGTGACCGGGACCTGGTTCTTCCTCGAGGCGCTGCTGTCGGACAATGGCGTCACCGTCTCGACCGCCGGCATCCCGGTGGTGCTGGAGCGCGAGGCGGTGCCGGTCGCGGCGCATCGCTCGGACCTGCCGCCGGTCAGCCTGGACGCGATCATCGCCTCGGCCAGGGCGGCGCATCCGGGGCTGCATGTCGATTTCCTGTCGCTGCCCGCGGATGCCTTCTCTCCGGCCAGCATCTTCGGGCGCAGCACCTTCCCGCTGTTCTACGAGACCGCCTCGATCAACCCCTATGACGGCGAGGTGGTGAAGCTGCGCCGCGTCTCGGACAAGAGCGTGGTCGAACTGGTGACGGATGCGATGTATCCGCTGCATTTCGGCGATTTCCTGGGCGTCTGGCTGAAGCTGGTCTATTTCATCTTCGGCGTGCTTTTGTCGATGATGGTGCTGTCCGGGATGCTGATCTGGACCAGGCGCACCGCGCGCGAGACCGGCGCCTTCATCGCCGAGCGCCGCGCCACCCGGCTGGAGCCCGCGGAATGAGCGCCGGCATCACCCGCGGCAATGCCACCACCCGGCTGGGGCGCTGGTGGCAGGACTGGCGCTTTCACCTGAACGTGCTGCTGATCGTGGTGCCTATCGCTGCCTTCCCGGCCTTCTATCACCTGGCCCGGCTCAGCACCGGCGAGGCGGGCCTGGGCGCGCGCGAGCCGAGCCTGGTCCAGGTCGGGCCTTTCGCGCTGCGGCTGGTCGAATTCGACGGCTACGCGCCGATCGACGCCGGCGTCGCGGGGATGCGCAAGGTGTTCCGCCTGGCGCTGTGCGAAGGCTGCGACGACCGCATCCGCGCCGTCCATGTCCGCATCGGCAAGCCGCGCTCGCTGCGCGCCGCCGGGGCGCTGTTCAGCGGTCCGCCGGCCCGGCAGTCGGCCGACCTGGCCGTGCCCGAAAGCGCCCGGCCGGATGACGGGCTGTGGCTGACCGTCGAGGAATGGGACGGCAGCGTCCACAAGGGCGAATTGGCGCTGGAGGTGGCCTCGCCCGCCACCGCCGACTGGCTGCGCCGCATAGAGGAGAAACGCGAATGACCCGGATCGCAATCGCTTGCGCCGCCCTGCTGGTCTCGGCCCTGCCGGCCGCGGCGCATTATCCCTTCTGCACCTGCATGGCCGAGGGCGGGCAGATCACCTGCGAGGGCGGCTTTTCCGACGGCACCAGCGCCGAAGGGGTCAAGCTGGACGTGATCTCCTATGACGAGGACGTGCTGGTGCCGGCGAAATTCGACGCCGCCAGCAAGGTGCATTTCGCCAAGCCGGAGGGCGAGTTCTACATCCTGTTCGACGCCGGCCCCGGCCATGTCGTCGAGGTCGACTGGCAGGACGTCGAGGGCTTGAGCCCGTGAATGCCCGCGTCATCGTCCCGCCCGCCTCGGGGCGGCGGGAAAGCCTTGCCGTGCTGGTCCTGGCGCTGCTGATCCTGGCCGGGTCGTCGCTGGTCGTCGCCCTGCATCGCGACCGCGCCTCGGTGACGGCGCTGCCGGGCTGGCAGGTCGACCTGCGCTCGGGGCTGAACGCCGCCGAACAGGGGCTGACCGCCGACCTGCTGAACGCGGCGCCGGAATTCGCCTGGCTGCCCGACAACGCCCCGGCCGCGCTGGCCGCCGAGGGGCTGCCGCCCTTCGTCCCCGACGCCACGGCCGAGGCGCGCGGTGGCCATGTCTGGCAGGAACTGGGGACAGGTGCGTTGCGCGGCTGGCTGGGCGTTCCGGCAAAGCCCGAGATCGCGCGGCCGATGCTGCTGCGCATGGACAAGGACAGTCCGACGGTCTGGATCGGCGAAGGTGCCGGCGTGCCGGCGGTGCTGGACGATGCCGCGCTGATCGCGGCCGGCTGGCGGCAGGTGGTGACCCGCTATGACGCCAGCGTCACGCGAAAGGATGCCCACCCGTGACCCTGACCCGACGCGGCCTTCTGGCGGCCGGCCTTGCCCTGCCTTTCGCCGCCCTGCCTTTCGCCACGCGCGCCCGCGCGGCCGCGCCCCTGCGGATCGGGGTGACGCTGCATCCCTATTATTCCTGGGTCGCCCATATCGCCGGCGACCAGGCCGAGGCGGTGCCGCTGGTTCCGGTGGGCTTCAACCCCCATGCCTATGAGCCGCGGGCCGAGGACATCCGCCGCATCGGCGCGCTGGACGTGGTGGTGCTGAACGGCATCGGTCATGACGATTTCGCCGGCCGGATGATCGCCGCCTCGGAACGGCCCGACGTGCCGGTGATCGAGGCGAACCGCAACGTGCCGCTGCTGCCGGCCGTCGGCGCTTTCGCCCGTGGCCTTGGCGAGACCATCGACGGCAAGGTGGTGAATTCGCACACCTTCATCTCGATCGCCGGGGCAATTTCGCAGGTCCAGACCATCGCGACCGAGCTTGGCGCGCTGCATCCCGACCGGGCCGAGGTCTTTGCCGGCAATGCCCGCGCCTATAACCGCCGCCTGCGCAAGCTGCGCGCCGATGCGCTGGCGCAGGTGACGCAGGCGCCCTCGCCCGACTTCAGGGTCGCCACCATCCACGGCGCCTATGACTACCTGCTGCGCGAATTCGGGCTGGAGGTCAGCGCCGTGGTCGAGCCGGCGCATGGCATCGAGCCCTCGCCCTCGCAACTGGCGCGGACCATCGACAAGATCCGGGCGATGAACGTCGCGGTGATCTTCTCGGAATCGAACTTCCCCTCGGCCTATGTCGAGACCATCGAGGCCGAGACCGGCGTCGCCATGTATCCGCTGTCCCATATCATCCACGGCGCCTATACGCCCGAGAAGTTCGAGGTCGAGATGGCCCAGAACCTCGCCACCGTCGTGCGCGCCATCCGCGAGGGCGGCAAGGCATGAGCGGGCCGGGGATCGCGGTCCAGGGCCTGTCGCTGAGCTTCGGCCGCACGCGGGTGCTGGAGGATGTGGCGCTGAGCGTGGCGCCGGGCAGCATCCATGCGCTGGTCGGGCCGAATGGCGGCGGCAAGTCCTCGCTGATCCGCTGCCTGCTGGGGCAGATGCCGCATCAGGGGCAGGTGGCGCTGGACTGGCCGGGGGCGGCCGGGCGCATCGCCTATGTGCCGCAGGCGCTGCAATTCGACGCCTCGCTGCCGATGACGGTGCTGGATTTCCTGGCGGCGCTGGACGGAAACCGCCCGGTCTTCCTGCGCCCCGATGCCGCGGCCCGCGCCCGGATCGAGGCGCGGCTCGCGCATGTCGGCATGGCCGGCAAGGCGGATCGCCGCATGGGCGCCCTGTCGGGGGGCGAGCGGCAGCGCGTGCTGATGGCCCAGGCGCTGGACCCGGCCCCCGACCTGCTGATCCTGGACGAGCCGATGGCTGCGCTGGACGAATCCGGGGCGGCGCTGTTTCAGACGCTGCTGGCCGATCTGCGCAGCCAGGGCGTGACCGTGCTTTGGGTCGAGCACGACCTGGCGGCGGTGCGGCGCCTGGCCGACCGCGTGACCGCGCTGAACCGCCGGGTGCTGTTCGACGGCCTGCCGCAGCACGAGCTGACACCCGAGCGGGTGCTGGCGCTGTTTTCGCATCGGGGTGCCGCCGCATGAGCTTCGAGCATTTCCGCCAGGCCGTGCAGGCCCTGGCCGAGGCGGGCTGGCTGCCCTCGGCGCTTGGCTGGGGCTTTGCCGTCAACGCCATGCTGGCCGGGCTGGTCGTCGGGCCGATGCTGGGCGGTCTCGGCACGCTGGTGGTGATCCGCCGCCACGCCTTCTTCGCCGAGGCCGTGGGCCATGCCGCGCTGACCGGTGTCGCCATCGGCATCCTGGCCGGCGAGCCCTATACCGGCCCCTATGGCGCGCTGTTCGGCTATTGCCTGCTCTTTGCCATCGGGCTGGAATATCTGCGCGGCCGCACCGGGCTTTCCGCCGACACGCTGATCGGGGTGTTCCTGTCGATGTCGCTGGCGCTGGGGGCCTCGGTGCTGCTGATCCTCGCTGGCAGGATCAACGTGCATATCCTGGAAAACGTGCTCTTCGGCTCGATCCTGACGGTGAACGGCACCGACCTTGCGGTGCTGGCGGCGGTCGGGGCGCTGGTCATGGCGCTGACCGCCTGGCTCTACAACCGCTTCATGGCGGCCAGCTTTCATCCGGCGCTGGCGGTGGTGCGCGGCGTGCCGGTACGGCGGCTCGACTATCTCTTCGTCATGCTGGTGACGGTGGTCACCGTCGCCTCGCTCAAGATCGTCGGCGCGGTGCTGGTGGGCGCGCTGCTGGTCATCCCGGCCGCGGCGGCGCGCACCGTGGCGCGCGGCGTGCGCGGCTTCTGGTGGATCTCGGTCGGCATCGCGACCTTCGCTACGCTGGCGGGGATCCTGCTGCCGATGCAGTTCGACCTGCCGGTGCCCTCGG
This window of the Paracoccus sp. N5 genome carries:
- a CDS encoding metal ABC transporter ATP-binding protein translates to MSGPGIAVQGLSLSFGRTRVLEDVALSVAPGSIHALVGPNGGGKSSLIRCLLGQMPHQGQVALDWPGAAGRIAYVPQALQFDASLPMTVLDFLAALDGNRPVFLRPDAAARARIEARLAHVGMAGKADRRMGALSGGERQRVLMAQALDPAPDLLILDEPMAALDESGAALFQTLLADLRSQGVTVLWVEHDLAAVRRLADRVTALNRRVLFDGLPQHELTPERVLALFSHRGAAA
- a CDS encoding metal ABC transporter permease; the protein is MSFEHFRQAVQALAEAGWLPSALGWGFAVNAMLAGLVVGPMLGGLGTLVVIRRHAFFAEAVGHAALTGVAIGILAGEPYTGPYGALFGYCLLFAIGLEYLRGRTGLSADTLIGVFLSMSLALGASVLLILAGRINVHILENVLFGSILTVNGTDLAVLAAVGALVMALTAWLYNRFMAASFHPALAVVRGVPVRRLDYLFVMLVTVVTVASLKIVGAVLVGALLVIPAAAARTVARGVRGFWWISVGIATFATLAGILLPMQFDLPVPSGAAIILVAGSCFLLCALIRALRGDA
- a CDS encoding DUF6162 family protein produces the protein MNARVIVPPASGRRESLAVLVLALLILAGSSLVVALHRDRASVTALPGWQVDLRSGLNAAEQGLTADLLNAAPEFAWLPDNAPAALAAEGLPPFVPDATAEARGGHVWQELGTGALRGWLGVPAKPEIARPMLLRMDKDSPTVWIGEGAGVPAVLDDAALIAAGWRQVVTRYDASVTRKDAHP
- a CDS encoding PepSY-associated TM helix domain-containing protein, with translation MTDRAHPGPAPAATPKKKKKGSLARLWLLIHGWLALPLWAYVFFICVTGTIATISHELIWLTNADVRAIRPEGAEERLGADALAAAVAEQRPGSRVSAISWPVETHFAPTVTVSDAKGESATLYVNPYDGRVQGVAGTVGFRYFIRALHGWLFLPWTGGYSWGWYAVSFMGLPMIGSLITGILVYKKFWRAYFKPRLRIGKGARTFWGDFHRLAGIWSIPFVAIIGVTGTWFFLEALLSDNGVTVSTAGIPVVLEREAVPVAAHRSDLPPVSLDAIIASARAAHPGLHVDFLSLPADAFSPASIFGRSTFPLFYETASINPYDGEVVKLRRVSDKSVVELVTDAMYPLHFGDFLGVWLKLVYFIFGVLLSMMVLSGMLIWTRRTARETGAFIAERRATRLEPAE
- a CDS encoding zinc ABC transporter substrate-binding protein, giving the protein MTLTRRGLLAAGLALPFAALPFATRARAAAPLRIGVTLHPYYSWVAHIAGDQAEAVPLVPVGFNPHAYEPRAEDIRRIGALDVVVLNGIGHDDFAGRMIAASERPDVPVIEANRNVPLLPAVGAFARGLGETIDGKVVNSHTFISIAGAISQVQTIATELGALHPDRAEVFAGNARAYNRRLRKLRADALAQVTQAPSPDFRVATIHGAYDYLLREFGLEVSAVVEPAHGIEPSPSQLARTIDKIRAMNVAVIFSESNFPSAYVETIEAETGVAMYPLSHIIHGAYTPEKFEVEMAQNLATVVRAIREGGKA